One stretch of Deltaproteobacteria bacterium DNA includes these proteins:
- a CDS encoding multidrug efflux SMR transporter, producing MSYIFLAVAVLAEVIATSALKASEEFTKLWPSLIVIVGYSVAFYLLSLCLKTIPLGVMYAIWSGLGVFLVTLVGWFYYKETLDLPAIVGITLILSGVFVIRIFSSAGSSAG from the coding sequence ATGAGTTATATCTTTTTGGCGGTTGCGGTCTTGGCTGAGGTCATTGCCACTTCGGCTTTGAAGGCCTCCGAAGAATTCACGAAACTGTGGCCAAGTTTGATAGTCATTGTTGGATACAGTGTGGCTTTTTATCTCCTGTCCCTTTGTTTAAAGACCATACCCTTAGGAGTGATGTACGCCATATGGTCCGGTTTAGGAGTCTTCCTGGTTACGCTTGTTGGTTGGTTCTACTACAAGGAAACACTCGATCTGCCGGCCATTGTTGGCATAACGCTCATTCTTTCTGGCGTTTTTGTGATTCGGATCTTTTCAAGCGCAGGCAGCAGCGCAGGCTGA